One Synechocystis sp. LKSZ1 genomic window, CATAAGCGCATTGGTGAAGGGGATACTGGCCCGAATACGGGCGGGATGGGAGTCTATGCCCCAGCTCCCCTCGCGACGCCCAGCCTGATGGAGCAAGTACAAAAAACGGTTCTGGAACCGACGGTAGCGGAACTCCGCCGACGCGGCATTGATTACCGGGGCGTTTTGTATGCCGGCCTGATGGTAGGCCCCGAGGGCCAGGTCAAGGTACTGGAATACAATTGTCGCTTTGGTGATCCCGAAACCCAGGCCATTCTGCCTCTGCTGGTCACGCCCCTGGAGGAAGTTCTCCTGGCCTGTGTTGAACAACGTCTAGCGAGTTTGCCCCCTCTGCAATGGCAATCGGCCAGTGCGGTCTGTGTGGTTCTCGCCGCCGGGGGCTATCCTGGGGCCTATGCTAAAGGCCAAGTGATTACGGGTATTGAGGAAGCCAGGGCCTTGGGAGCCTTGGTGTTCCATGCGGGGACTGAACTTCAAGCAGAACAACTGCTGACGGCAGGCGGTCGCGTTTTGGGCATGACGGCCCTAGGGCCAGACCTGAAAACAGCTATTGCCGAGGCCTATCGCGTTCTTCAGCCGATCTATTTTGAAGACATGTACTATCGTCGTGACATTGGCCATCGGGCCCTGAGCACCTAAGCGTCCTCCGACTACTTGATGGAATGTTCCCTTCCTCCCAGGGCTCGTTTTTATCTCGGTTGGTAAACACCGCCGGGGCAAAGCGCCTACAGACCGTTGGCGTTATTTTTCTGGCCATTCTACTGCGCCTGAGCCTGCTGAGCCATGAAACCAGCGACTACCGAGACTTTATTAGCCCCTGGTATGACTATATTCAAAACAATGGTGGATTTTGGGCC contains:
- the purD gene encoding phosphoribosylamine--glycine ligase, yielding MKIVVVGSGGREHALAHQLVQSPQVERCYCLPGNGGTATLPKTENIALSGDDITGITQFCQGQAIDLVVVGPELPLTLGLADQLRQVGIKVFGPGQVGAQIEASKSWAKALMMAAGVPTAFGETFTNEASAQAYVTQQGAPIVVKADGLAAGKGVVVAMTEAEAQQAITELFSQGFNKVVVEEFLVGQEVSVLALTDGLTVRPLLPAQDHKRIGEGDTGPNTGGMGVYAPAPLATPSLMEQVQKTVLEPTVAELRRRGIDYRGVLYAGLMVGPEGQVKVLEYNCRFGDPETQAILPLLVTPLEEVLLACVEQRLASLPPLQWQSASAVCVVLAAGGYPGAYAKGQVITGIEEARALGALVFHAGTELQAEQLLTAGGRVLGMTALGPDLKTAIAEAYRVLQPIYFEDMYYRRDIGHRALST